Proteins encoded in a region of the Mycolicibacterium duvalii genome:
- a CDS encoding pullulanase has translation MDYCLGEPDGSARIWSVDADTDLDGDGRLDGVGLDVDGDGLLDDVLADLDGDGTAEHAVLDRDDDGVAEAYVTDDGTGTWTVAADRGAPLRWFGLDGAEQPATGAAVDLDGDGAAAERLADLDGDGLADRAFGTGRAWVDTDADGRWDVRLTDSDSDTRADRADYL, from the coding sequence ATGGACTACTGCCTGGGCGAGCCCGACGGCTCGGCGCGGATCTGGTCGGTCGATGCGGACACCGACCTCGACGGGGACGGGCGCCTCGACGGGGTCGGGCTGGACGTCGACGGTGACGGGCTGCTCGACGACGTGCTGGCCGATCTCGACGGCGACGGCACAGCCGAGCACGCGGTGCTCGACCGCGACGACGACGGTGTCGCCGAGGCTTACGTCACCGACGACGGCACCGGCACCTGGACGGTGGCCGCCGACCGAGGCGCACCGCTGCGGTGGTTCGGGTTGGACGGGGCCGAGCAGCCCGCCACCGGGGCGGCGGTCGACCTCGACGGCGACGGCGCGGCTGCCGAACGACTGGCCGATCTCGACGGGGACGGGCTGGCCGACCGGGCGTTCGGCACGGGGCGGGCGTGGGTGGACACCGACGCTGACGGACGCTGGGACGTCCGGCTCACCGACTCCGACAGCGACACCAGGGCCGACCGCGCCGACTACCTGTGA